tgtatatatatatatatatatatatatatatatatatatatatatatatatatatatatatatatgtatatatatatatatatatatatatatatatatatatatatatatgtatatatgtatatatatatatatatatgtatatatatatatatatatatatatatatatatatatatatatatatatatatatatatatatatatatatatatatatatatatatatgtacatatatatacatatatatatatatatacatttatatatatatatatatatatatatatatatatatatatatatatatatatatataattttaataaaaaaaaagaaaagatttatgattcaaattaatatataaattaaatgtgtttttaaaaataaaaaaaatactccatCCATCCCTGTTATTTGGGATCAAAGAAAAATAGActgttaattaataaaaaaagtgaatattagaaataaataaaaagagcgAACGAAtcatgtgaatgaaattaaaattgagtAAAATTAATCGTATGAGATCAAAAGTAAGTAGTGactcattgtccaaaaatagaattaaagCAAAATGAGTGAGACAGatcaaaatgataattgatGCAAAATGAGCGGAATGGAAACATGGTCAGAGCTAGTGGCGTTCAAAATAGACCCGACGACTCAATATTTACCCAACTTCATAACCGATTCCAATTCACCCGACTTCAAaatgtatttaaatttatataaaaattaatataaacgcaaaatttaattttaaaccgATTGCACGAAATAAACTCCATAACAAAGTTTGAAATGGCCAATGGGCTATGAAAGAAAATGGTACGGAGTACAATCTTAACACCCTAAAAATATCACGCGTCACGATAGTCGTAAGAAACAAAGTCATAGTCAACCATTCCAAGAACCGTCCACGATCCACTAGTAATTTAGAAAATTCTAGAGCGCATTTAATATGGGACCCTCTCTTCCATTTTTGCATATAAATAGAGGTTCATTATCTTTGATCATAATCATCGGCGATTCAAATTACTCAACAATCAAATCTTCTCTCAATTTTCTCAAACATcatttcaaatcaaatcatGGCAATCAAGGTTCATGGAAGTCCGATGTCAACAGCCACTCTCCGAGTGGTGGCTGCTGTTCATGAAAAGGAGCTTGAATACGAATTCGTCACCATTGACATGAAATCCGGTGCTCATAAACAACCGCCTTTCATCTCCCTTAACGTAATTCTTCTTTTCTATATTCTTCTCTTGATGATTTGATGTTAATATTCATGTATTTCCTAATTGATTGATTCATGTCTGCAATTACTCTTTGATCGACGCAcaattatggatttcaatttgTTTGATCTTTTGAAATCGCAGAAGTTTTGAAGTTTTCTTAGATCTGATTTTGTATAACCGTTGATTGGAAGCCAAAGGAAGAACGTAGTCATGTAGTACTAGGTTTAGGTTCTAATGTAAAAAGGCCATTTCATTCTGATTCTCACGTGAATATGTGTGGTAGATGTAGATCGTATGCACAAATTCTTGTCGTTTCATCACATTTGGTATGATTTTGACCGTTATGCGCTGCTGCTGTTTTGCCTCAATTGCTTTTGGAACAAAGAATTTATATGAATGATCATTATAACTTATACATTAATTCATATAGTTAGACCttaatttttagatttgaaGTTTTAGCATTGTTGTATGTGTTGTTGGCGTGAAGATTAAGAAATTGGGTACGGTGAATTAAACAAGTAAAATAGTTACAAATTGTTATATGTCATTGTGCAGACTAAACTAAAATTATCTTCTATTTGTTAGTTTTTTAGATCATGACAGTGCTTTTGAAGTGattaagttttaatttgttGAGCCTCCTTTGTCAAAACGTTAACGTTTAATTCATTCCAATATGATCAATTTATTTAATCATGttgaattaattaaatttctatgattataATTGCAGCCATTTGGACAAGTGCCAGCTCTTGAAGATGGAGATCTCAAACTTTTTGGTATGTCATCCTACCTAACTCAATATTGTTGACTTTCTCTACTTGCTATGAgttttatttaactagtaaatgattttttattactttttgaaaaaggttcgataaatattttttttaagttaagtAAAGTTAGAGGCTTTTGGAAtgaaagatttataattctttgattttagattataatgaaaaggaaaataattaaGTTGTCAATGACATTTGTCTcgatggtaaaaaaaaatctttgttagttttaacattaataaatataagTTACGTACATCAGGCGCTCTCGAGTCTCTCCTTAAGTGGAAGTCACTTAATGATACTAGGATTAAACTTGTAgtttttcatatattattgacttttggcttttttatgcttttttctaTAACAAACATGAAAGATCCAACaacaaacaattaatttttaccaaacaCTTCAATAACAACTAACTTAAAAGGGGCTTATTAGCTGAAGATTAAGTAATATTGATTAAGTAATATTCCCAACCCATTTGCTAAACAGACACAAAAATTCATAAGTAAATATTTGATAAACTCTGCAGAATCAAGGGCAATTACAAAATACATAGCATACAACTACGAAAACAAAGGAACATCTCTTGTTCACAAAGACGGCAAGCAAATGGCCGAGTTAACCGTTTGGATGGAAGTCGAGGCTCACCAATTCGACCCAGTAGGCAGCAAGCTTGTGTGGGAACTTATCATCAAGAATCTATTTGGAATGCAAAGTGATGATGCTGTAGTCGAAGAGAACGAAGCTAAGTTGGCTAAGGTTCTCGATATCTATGAGTCCCGATTGTCCAACTCCAAGTACATTGCTGGTGATTCATTCACTTTGGCTGATCTTCACCACTTGCCTGTCCTGCAATACTTAATGGGCACCAAAGTGAAGAATTTGTTCGATGAACGCGCTCATGTCAGTGCTTGGGCTAAGGACATTTTGGGTAGGCCTTCATGGGCAAAGGCTTTGGCTCT
The Amaranthus tricolor cultivar Red isolate AtriRed21 chromosome 11, ASM2621246v1, whole genome shotgun sequence DNA segment above includes these coding regions:
- the LOC130827443 gene encoding glutathione S-transferase-like, with the protein product MAIKVHGSPMSTATLRVVAAVHEKELEYEFVTIDMKSGAHKQPPFISLNPFGQVPALEDGDLKLFESRAITKYIAYNYENKGTSLVHKDGKQMAELTVWMEVEAHQFDPVGSKLVWELIIKNLFGMQSDDAVVEENEAKLAKVLDIYESRLSNSKYIAGDSFTLADLHHLPVLQYLMGTKVKNLFDERAHVSAWAKDILGRPSWAKALALQKQP